The Liolophura sinensis isolate JHLJ2023 chromosome 8, CUHK_Ljap_v2, whole genome shotgun sequence sequence TCAATGTAGAAATTATTTTGTGGTAATCGGCATGCTGAGGAGTTACAAAGTCAATAATCACTGCGCCCAAATGACACCAGCTCCTTGTTCATCCTGCCCTGCATTTAGTCCGCACCGACACCGATTCAAATTTGGAAAAGAAGGGTATAAATAAGTTATGAATAAAACGAACTCAGTCACAATCCGTACACTGGCAGGGCTAAACAGTAATTTGTAAAGAAAAGGATACTGCACCCGACTGTTGAAGACTGTATTGTAGCTAATACCGGAATTAAGTTACATTACATACTCACTATTTTAACAAAAGCCAGCAACCAGTGCCGTTGTACAGAGACAAAAGGGAATGGCAACAAATTTAGttgatattttatatactgttaTAGAATTATatttgggctaagtacaaaactgaaggtTTGGATTAATTTTAACTTTGGTATTAAGTCTGAACAATCATGACAAACGGGCCCAGATAATATGAGATGTTGTTGTCTCCATTTAGGTGTCTCGATGTCCGGTATTTATTACGACAGTTAATGTCATCGAAAACACTGAATTGATTAAACTGTTTTCACTTGACTTAAGCTTCGTATAATTGAATTATACATGTCTTAGAGATACCAGAGACTTAAATAACTAAGCACAGTTAAGTGTTTTCGGCAGACATTAAGGCGGGAAATAGATGTTCATTGTATATTGGCAAACGAACGGCATTTAACGGCAGTATGTTCTGCAATACGAAAAAAGGAGAGTCTTACGGTCAAAGCCAACACTATTGGACCAAATAATTTCCCCACTAGACTGATTGATCATAAAGTTTGTGTTTATCCAAAACCTTATTATCTCCATGTGATCAGGAATAAACTCAGTCTGATCTTCTTTAATATTTTACCAGTTCTGCCTCGTGAGAGTTAAAAAACACTCCAATGATGACTACATCCATAACTTTCTAACACTTGAAGGTTGCCAAAGTGGttcacaaaacacaaatgttcCTCATTAAGCAATAGTTCACGCTTGGCTTTCCCATTCACACAACCGATAATATGCCCCTTATGTAAGCTTTCGGTCTGAGCATGAAATATACACACTACATTTTGGTCATGACTCGTTGAGGTAAACATAGGCACACCGGTATAACAGGACAGCCTGCAATCACTTTGTACAAACGAGTCAAAGGGAATTTTCGTTTTTGTCCACCAGTGCAAAGACAAATTAGTCTCAAGATTCAAACCCTAATAGAGTCGAACCGTCACACAACTTACTCAATAGATATACTATAGTATGCCATTATTATTCCTTCCTTTTTTCTTCTTAACAGGTATCAGTATTTTAGCTTTGTCAACACAGTTTCCAAGTAAAGCGTTTGTACACTATCGTAGATACGGTATCTTTGGTCAAGAACTTCGGGCATCAGCAATGAATATTACAAGAACGTTTACATTATTCAAAGTTAAAATACAGGATGGATTGAACATGTTTCGGGATCTAAGGAATTTATCGAAGTTACCTGATACGGAAATAACCAATTTCACAACAACGCAAGGCGGTATAACGAGACCTATTCCTCATTCCAGCTCGAGTTCATTGCTTCAGTCTATTTCGCCTCTCACCGTGCTTTCGAAAGCCATGTCAACCGTACGTGTGACTGTGTTAGCAGAGCAAACTAAGGATCATCCAAACAACCCCATTAGCAATGAGTCTAATACGGATTTAGCTCATACGAACCAATCGTCTGTGCACAAGCCAGTTTATTTATGTGTGGATTTCAATGGACGTTTAGGTAACCAGATGTTTGAATTCGCCTCACTTTTGGGAATAGCTCGTCATCACGGCATGACGCCGGCAATCCCCAAAGACAGTCAactgagaaatatttttaatgtaaatgtcaCCGATATAGACAAGGAGATCTCCTCTGGATTTACTCATATTGGTCAAATGCGTGATTGCGCTTTTGATCCCATAAGTGCTGATTTCGGATCAAACTTGACAATGTCCGGCTATTTCCAGTCATGGCGATATTTCTCTAACGTTTTTCCAGAACTTCGGAAACAGTTTACATTCAAAGATGATATTGTCAAACGCGCGCGATTAGCACTTGAATCCTCTATACAGTCACAGCATCCTCATTTCTCTCTGGAGAATGCAACATTTGTAGGTGTTCACGTCAGACGCGGGGATTTTGTAGAGGCTCACATGATTCAATTTGGCTATGCTGTTGGAAGTGAAGGCTATCTTTTCCAGGCCATGGACCACTTTAGGAGCAAATACAAGTCTGTGATGTTTATTGTGTGCTCTAACGACATGGAATGGACAAAGGAGACATTACCTCATCAGGTCTCCACGTTTATCACCGGCCAGGAGGCTGAAGTGGACATGGCGATACTGTCGCTGTGTAACCACGTCATTATGACCGTTGGTTCTTACGGCTGGTGGTCCGCCTGGCTGGCCGGAGGGACAACTATCTATCAGATACAACAGACGATTCCGGGTACAGACCTGGACAAGAGGTTTAACCTGACCGATTATATGCTGCCGGACTGGATCGGCATGAATCAGAACAGTGCCGCTGGCGCCCATTAGATTATTGCATCAATATTGCCTTATGACTCTAATATGCTTCCATCGTATATCTTCATTGATCATCCCTTATGGAGATGGCCTGATGCAAATGTCAGAAAGGTGTAAAGGTATTTTTAGCGTAACCatagcaacttgcggatggctctgtccggtttccttttACCATAATCCTGGcagtcgtcgtgtaagtgaaatattcttcagtacggcgtgaaacagaagttaaagtaataaataatatatgttctctatatacatgtataatgttaaatTGTACTCCCGTTTAAGGGTATGGCTTTTACAGTACCCAGGTGGCTACAGCTTCATGCGGGCTAAAATATTGTATATCGAAATAACATTAAGTTCATAACACGTTACCATCGAAACCTGAGCACCTCCTAGAAGTCTTCACCATCATCATTTTAGACTTTTGTCTGTGATACGTCATCACTGATGACATCAGATAACATTTGTTATCAACTGTGTTCCGGATTATGATGTAGCATATATaataatgttcatttttaatcCATTTTTAATCCACACCAACACACAGGATGTGTCTTAAATGCCGCTATTTTCTATAACCAAATACGTGACTTCTTACATGTCAGGGCACAACAACATGCGAAGAAACGTTAAGCCTGG is a genomic window containing:
- the LOC135472485 gene encoding galactoside alpha-(1,2)-fucosyltransferase 2-like isoform X1 is translated as MWRGSIETTMVSKTQRYSWCLMFLFFCTTGISILALSTQFPSKAFVHYRRYGIFGQELRASAMNITRTFTLFKVKIQDGLNMFRDLRNLSKLPDTEITNFTTTQGGITRPIPHSSSSSLLQSISPLTVLSKAMSTVRVTVLAEQTKDHPNNPISNESNTDLAHTNQSSVHKPVYLCVDFNGRLGNQMFEFASLLGIARHHGMTPAIPKDSQLRNIFNVNVTDIDKEISSGFTHIGQMRDCAFDPISADFGSNLTMSGYFQSWRYFSNVFPELRKQFTFKDDIVKRARLALESSIQSQHPHFSLENATFVGVHVRRGDFVEAHMIQFGYAVGSEGYLFQAMDHFRSKYKSVMFIVCSNDMEWTKETLPHQVSTFITGQEAEVDMAILSLCNHVIMTVGSYGWWSAWLAGGTTIYQIQQTIPGTDLDKRFNLTDYMLPDWIGMNQNSAAGAH
- the LOC135472485 gene encoding galactoside alpha-(1,2)-fucosyltransferase 2-like isoform X2, which translates into the protein MSTVRVTVLAEQTKDHPNNPISNESNTDLAHTNQSSVHKPVYLCVDFNGRLGNQMFEFASLLGIARHHGMTPAIPKDSQLRNIFNVNVTDIDKEISSGFTHIGQMRDCAFDPISADFGSNLTMSGYFQSWRYFSNVFPELRKQFTFKDDIVKRARLALESSIQSQHPHFSLENATFVGVHVRRGDFVEAHMIQFGYAVGSEGYLFQAMDHFRSKYKSVMFIVCSNDMEWTKETLPHQVSTFITGQEAEVDMAILSLCNHVIMTVGSYGWWSAWLAGGTTIYQIQQTIPGTDLDKRFNLTDYMLPDWIGMNQNSAAGAH